CtccctgaaaataaaaatgatgtgatTGTGATAAAGAAAGCTgtgtatatagatatatactgaaaatactgttttttactgttttttatacatacatttttttaattacaggtTTGCATTGTGATAAATAAAGTGTGCTTCTGATTTATCAATAAACAGAGAGGTTTGCTCTTTTGTGtgcaaagaaaaaatacattaataaaaaatacatatgaCCTGACACATGTTGAAAATCCTAGCAAATTAGATGTTTTATTGACATAAACGACAAACGAAGAGAAGATACAAATCTGGGGGTGTAATCACATTCAGATTGGGTgaactgcgtgtgtgtgtgtgaactaacTTGAGTGAGTTTCATATGACAAACGATTAAAACTTGAACTATGAAAACCGTAGTTAAGGACAATGCTGTTAGATTTGACCTAACTTTAGTCTTCCGCAGAACAAAAAAATTTGCTTGTCactgttcctgtttttgtttcacatctcCACGTTACCAGGGGTGTTTAGGAGAGAGTTGAGTAAACATTATCCACAGTCATATTGGCCGGGTCCAGATCGGTGTAGGGTTGACTGGTGCTGCTGTAATTTATGTAAACGTCACCGTCACCTTCACTCTGTGGAAAACGTCCCCTGatgtagtgaaacatttcattagtttgttaGTTCATGTGGTGACAGAGAATGTGCACAATTCTCCAGTCAAGACTTACTTTGGGGCCTTCTCAGGTTCAGGAAacccttaaaaaacaaacaacaaatgaaaatgatccGCAGAACACTTCCTTCCTCTCTGAAGTAAAATGCTTTTATGGTGTTCTTTACCTTTCGCCACTGTGCTAGTTAGATTTAAGGTGGCGCTACTAAATCTTTGCCAGGCCAGCCAACACAGAATGGCAACATTGATGATCAGGGCCAGGAGGGAAAAGACAAAGGCGGCGATTCCCAAATTGTCCCACACTGTTGTAAGTTGGGGAAACAGGACAaaattgtaaaagtaaaagggTTTAGTTGTGGCTCACACATACACGGTGCATTCGTTGGCCAAAAGGCAACAAAAACCTTTGGGAGGTTATAAGTAATTTAGAAAAACTATCATCACCATACAAAGTACTTATCCTTGTCACAATTCTTTACCAACCACCTTTAAACCTGACATAATAAATTTTATGGCCACTTAAATGAGTAACTTGttagcacacagacacagattttcCCCCCAGCTCCTGTGTAACTTCAGTTTCTGACATGAAAGCGGGAGTAAAGCCCCGTAGTGAGGAGAGGAACTGTTTCGTCACAGAATTATGTGTTAATAAGTGTTAGAAGTAGCTTTTTCTCCTGCAGCCagcatattattattaaaatattaacactgtTAAAAAGAAAGACCAACCTGTGGGCAGCATGGAGATGATGACGACTGTGTGGTTCACGCTCACCGTCCTCTGAGAGAACTGGTTCTTAGCAAAGCAGCTGTAAACTCCACTTTCCTGTGGCTTAGTGAGGGTCAGAACACTCCCGTTGCTTACTACGCTCCAGGTCTGATTTTCCAGGCGTTGCCAGGACCAACTGAGAGACGCTGACATCTTGATGGCCCTGCAGTGCAGGTTGACTGTTTGACCTTCTGCAACTGGGTAGTCTGGGATGGCAACCAGCTGCAGAGGTGGGAGCACATCTGGGAACAAGGATGGTGAGATGTTTCAGATGGACGATACAAAATGTAGGAGTTCATTTTGTTATTGCACACATAGAAAGCTTTCAGTCACACTGTGCTTTACCTCCCACTGTAGATGTAGTTACCGGGAAAGAAGTACGCTCAGACAGAGTTGTACTCTGGGATTTAACGgctaaacaaacaacacaaaaatcaTAAACTGTAAATCTTAACAGTGCATTTGAAACTATTACATTCACAAGTAGAAACATGTCCTTACCTGTGTGGACACAcaaaaagaacagcagaaaaaagtaaagcagCATTTTGTTCCAATCTCACCGTCACTCCAGGTTAAACGCCTCTGAGAATGAATCAGTGTTATAATTAAACCCAAGGTGAGAATGGAGGAAGCGTGAGACAAGGAACCTGAATGAAAGAGAAGTTTGAAGTTCCTTTTGCAACGAGTAAACACAACAATGATGTagatataattacattttaatttcccTAATCGTCTACTACAAATAGGACAGTCAACCTCTTATGTTGTGAAATAATGAAATCTTGCTATAGTTTCAGAGCAGAAGTCAAGATtcaaaagaggcagaaaaaaagaaaagaaaattaaaacaaccaACGTCTTAGTGGGTGATTGTGGTGCAGTTGTGTATGAACCTCAGGGTTCCTCAGTGGTTTGACTCTCAGTTCCTGTTCACATCTCGTCTCTGAACGAGACACCGAACCCAAATCAATGAGGGGAACAGGCCTGCTGAACAAATACTTTGACATAAATAGTGTATATTATTAATccaacataaaaatattaagaTGCCAGATCAGAAACACGTACTTAAGCATCATACATTAGTGAACAGCTGCGGGATCTGTGTATTGCCGCGCTTTTCTCAAATAGTGCATCACTGTATAAAGAGCAGCGTCTCCAGCCTGACTTCCTGCCGTCAACATACATGTCTATAACCAATCATAGCCTGTTGTGTCCTCTTTGAGCCTGGTTGAGGTTGAAAGCTTCGTTTGAGAGTCTAATTGTGACCTCTCAGTTCAAATACTGGGGCTGACCACTAACTAAGATGTGAGAAAAACATCTTTACATGTCAAACCCCTAACCATAAGATAACCATAAATGTGTCTTCATTCCCTCCTGTGGTCTGTGGCGTCTCTTTGTCATTATAATGGTGTTTAATATTGAAGTAGAATAAATCAGCTATCGCTCCTAATTTAACTGTGCTTACTCATGACTTTACAGTAAAGGAAGTAGTTTGTCCTACACCATAAAACGGTTGTTAAAACAAACCATCACCTGCTGTTTGTGACAGTGAAAAtgcaaactaacaaaaaacaaagtaagaaTATCTGCCTGATCCATGTTTTATTGTAGCAATGCATCACTACCTTGTTAAATACGCAGCATTAAGGAATTATtgcatgtaaaatatattatctGCAAAGAAACACTATCTATGGTTATCAAATAAGTAAACTGTGGTGGAAAGTATGTAACTGTCctgtgagagaggagaggaaatagCAAGGGCTGCGAAAATAGAATGGAAAGACTTCCTCCTACGCAGACTAGTGTGAAGTTTATTTGTTTCGTGGAAAGACGCTGTAATTTGCATCGTCAGCAGCGGACTCTAAGGCTTCTAGCAATTCTGTATACTTCTCAGTAGGGAGCAACACGACTCGCTGCACCGCTTCATGCATCAACTCATCATAAGTCAGATATTAGTTATGCATTGTTTAAGCTCGGCTGTTGCTCTATTGCTCTAAATGCTGCACTGTTAATAGAATAACTCAGCTTCAGTCCCATTTAGTCACTTGTGAAACTAAAACTAGATGTTCTCTGCACGAGTATTTCCTGAAATGACTTATTACTCTGCAGAAACAGTGAGTGATCATGAGAGATAGTTTCTCCACATGTCCTGATATCAtcttccactctctctctctctctctaaataGTGGTACTGTGCCCATCGTCATGTGTGTTCatagaagtgtgtgtttgtctgtgtgcgtgtcCTTTCCTCTAAGTCATTATTCTtcattattcttttattattcattactCATTCATTATTCTGCCTGTATTGCCCGGCTGCAGTCATGCCTCTTGGTTCTCACCCCAGACACCACCGCGGCCCTCCAACCAACAgatgacagtaaaataatggGATAAAATGTgtgctctatgtgtgtgtgtgtgcgtacacaCATAGAGCATGTAATCCTAAACCAGTTGATGTGTGTCTTTACCTACTTGCACAAATGCTAATAACATTTCATATTACACTTTATTAACCCTCTCTATGAATATTGACTCCATTGATCTCTAGGGGACAGACCTGTGGTTGAAGAAGTGAATTTGTGACCAGATGATGAATAGTGTGAATCCCTGAACAGACTATGAAAATGTGGAGAGAGTAGCAGAAGGATAAATTGTCCTGTCCTTTGTTTCTGCTCTCCCATAGAATTTTTCTTAATAATTAtgttcaaagacaaaataaagtaTTATAAGTAGTAGAGAAAGTCCTGTTATTAGCTTCAAGCTATCACATGTACACTATCAATGGTACATCATGAAACCGAGtaattgaaaacacacagatgcagtcAGTTAGCCCTTATACTTTGATATGACATTGATATAAGCAGCAGTTTGCAGCAGTTTAAAGGACAATTTATGTGTGCAGTGAGTATCTTTACTCAGTATCTGAACTGCGGGCACTGTGCTGAAattctcacacatacagtaatagCTGTACCTGTGCAGAGGGAAGTTATGAAGTTAGCAAACAGATTAATATCAAATgcaacaccacaaacacacacacccacacacacacacaaacacacacacacacacacacacacacacacacacacacacacaacaaaccatATTTCTTAATTTTTGTTCCGATGTTCAAACTTCCGTCACCGTGCACATGTGCAGAGATTTACCATCTATGGTCACTCACTAAGGAGTGCAggttgttttattaattatttatgttattaattaaattttattattaccTAAACATTTTGGTTTCATGTTACCTAAAGTTTACCTTACTGGATGAAACATAGTCTGTGAACAGGTTCACCTGCTAACCACACTCTGAACACCTACAACTTGGTGGGAACCAGGTAGAAAACAGTGTGTTTCTAGAGCTTCTTTGCTTAAAACAACTGATCCCGCTGAGGGAGGCTGCAGGCTCGAGAAATAAATCTTTGCAGGTTCAGCACCACAAGAGACAACTTACACGTTATCACGCTGTtatttgatgcattttttaCATCACTGCAAATGTGTAGGCACACAGTAACgctacacacatgcacgctgACAAACAGGGTGGGACCAGTCTGTGGTATACAAACGTGACTGGAACCCTTCAACATTACACATCACATGCAGCTGAGGGTCTGTTTCATCACATAAAATAAAGGTTAATCTATGAGAACAACCAGCATCTTTCGTGTCATTGTACATTGCCCAATTTCCTGAGGAGCTGCACGCCCAGGTCTGCTTCCACTCAGTGGAAAGTTTCACCACATCAACCACTGGGTGGAGCTCACTACTCATAGTTTGCATCAAAGCCATGAATGCACAGTGGCCTTGCCTTCAGTCTTTTATCCCATGATCCCCAAACATCAGTCTGCAATTTTGGCTGCTTGATGTAGCTGCTTGATAAGGGGTGGCTATAGGTCATGTTCCCATTAACCGTATAGTTAATGAGAAATCCATCAGGCAGGTTTTCTAGAGCGCTGGAAGGTTGAAAACGGGAGGTTTCCAGCAGAAATACTGCATCCATAGGTACGTTACACAGCGTACACATTGgcttggtttttatttattttattattaagacaTTGTATAAAAACATTACGTATTAGGAGATTCTGGCCTAATTTTCTTTGAATGCTTTCAAGCACTTGTcgacaagacaacaagacagtTGCCTTTAGTATCAGTGTGACAGTGTCTGGCTGTGGGATGTTTTTTAGTTCACACTTGAATTGCTGTTTGCCATCCCCCTGTGCTttcactttgtctgtgtgttcagattAGCCCTATGGGTGGGTGGTTGGGTGGGTGGGGGTCAGAGTCACTTCATTACAGGGAAGATACATTATTATGTTGTTGAGCATGAAATTCAGTCAGAGATTTCCTCTTGGAGACAGTTGCTCTTGATGACCTAAATGAAATATGaaggcattgtgtgtgtgtgtgtgtgtgtgtgtgtgtgtgtgtgtgtgtgcaggcagtAAGACGAAGGAGTGCACTCATCCCTGCATCATTTTTTGATGGATACGTTTCCTGCCTCCTCTCGTCATGCGTTGGTTGTCACGGTGATGACGAGTGGCTTCCTTCTGCTTTTCTGGCGGGCGGTGGGATGTGACAGTCATAGGGGCAGCTGCCAGcatccctctcttcctcctacAGAACCCCCTCCCCACCCCGCCAACCCCGACTGCCTCTATTACTCGCGCAAATAAACTCCTCactttttttgtctgctttacCAGCCCTCGCCTCGACAATCCACAGCACAGCAACTTAACCTATGAATATTACTCCTTTcaccgcccccccccccccccatctcccTCAGCTGACCTGTGCACTGCTTCAGATTTTTAACAGCGTTGAGAACGGGAACAGCAGTGACAAGAGCCATTACAACGCTgtgcaacacaacaacagaggaCAGACAGCACTCAACTCCAGATGGGCGCTTCCTGTGCCAGGCAGGAAATGGCACTGGGCTCCCTCACcatcatatttcattttagcAGAGAACAGAGATGATCATCACTTCATCTTCGGCACATCCATCCCCCAACGGGCGGGCTGTAAATTTATTTCAGTCtttttgttctccttctctGCGTGGATCCCACTTGTGTTGCAGTCATCATTGGCGAGAAATGCTGGGCATAAAAACTCCAGTGTGTAGAGTCAGAGCCTCCCCTGTCCCTGCTGCGGCGTCTCTCTGAGTGGAATGGAGATGATTTGATTGCAGCTGaccacacacagatgtgcacaaCTGCATgatttgtgcacacaaacacactcatacgCTGTACATACAAGCTTTATACACATTGTGGCAGATACACTGAATTCCAGTTTCATTATTAAAGGGACACTTCACTGAGTTTACTCATGAGGGTCACTTTGTTCATCAGGATGAGAACTACTTAGCAATAACAAATGGGGGCAGACAACAGGCATAATGAAAGACattattaatttgatttattggAAGTGTTAGATCCAACAATTTTGAATCTTTTGACCCATCCTAGGTACTGATAGACGTACGACTCCACCACTGAGACATTAGAACCTTGTATAGGTAAAAtccatggcagagctgctgtattggattgcattagattgaACAGGTATACCTCATAAAGTGGCCGTGAGTGTCTATTCTGGGCACTTGTATACATACAcatgtgcgtctgtgtgtgtgtgtgtgtgtgagtctgcaTCACCCCTGTGCTGTGTGGTACAGATAATGCGCTCAGTTCTGCTGTGTAGGCCCTGTGTTGAACAGATGTCGTGGATGCTGATACTGTCCCTGCGCTGAGCAGGAacaaattacaggccgatacACACACACGAGAACACGCacgctcacacagacacacacacacacacacacaaatataaccTTTAGATTACAGATGGCCCCTATCAGAGACTGCCGGCTGGATTTGCAAGATGTAAATACTGAGGGGGTAATCCCGTATGGGGCAGAGCGGGGTATAACATGGGGCAGAACGGGCGCCAGATGgtggatgtgcatgtgtgtgtgtgtaagaggaAACGTTAAGCATGCTGAGGCACTGACATTGGGATTATAGTGGTCTGTTTTTGATGTGCCACAGATGGACCTGTAGTGTTTTGTTCTCAGTATAAAATACAGGTGGATAAAAGCTCTTgacatgaaacacaacaaattccttttctcctcccttGCGCCCACACTGAACTTTTAGTAAATGTTGTGAGTTTCCAGTATTAGTTAATAGAGGCCTGTTCTCAGACTGACGTTGAGTAGCATGTGAGCGGTAGGCTGAAAACGAGAACGTGAGCACGAAGGCGCTGACGTGTATGACGAGTCATGTAAGGCAAACAGGAAGacataaaaagaagaaacacagagtgGGCAAAAGGGAAACCCAAGCGCAGGGAGGCGTTGTGTAATCCTTCGACTCGCAGAGGTCACAAGCCAGTCGAACGGGCGTGCTTTGATATGGTGTGCTACGCTGGGGGAACATTTTCTCCTGCACATCCCTGTTCATTTCACATCCCTCgtcctcccctccccccccgTCTCTTACACCCTCTTTGTCCTTGCCATAATTTCATCTCTTTGCACGTCATTAGCAAGCCGGCGCCTAATGAATTTCTTATCTCTCTGAATTCAGTGGCTGTTGTGATAACGTTTATTGTTTTCGGTTTTACTATTCACCATGCCGGAggtaggggtgtgtgtgtgtgtgtgtgtgtgtgtgtgtgtgtgtgagagacgtGGAGTGgggggaggaagagaaacagaagtcactgtcactgagacagacatatttttagacagataaaaaaaagagaggtaGAGAAGACAGTGTCACCAGTTGGGCTGTGTGTCATGCAATATTGAACTTTAAATTGTGAACATAAATGAAAGTTTTAAAACGTGTGCGAGCTGTAGACGTGGATGGCAACACACTGGGAGGGATACAGTACATGGAGAGACGTCAAGAAGAACAGGTGGTGGCAATGACAGAATGAGGAGcgcaggaaatgaaaaagagaaaaaaaaaacacaaacaaatgagcagCTAAACCTTTtccagaagacagaaaaaaagaccttcaaagcatgaaaaaaataaataaaaaatacagaagctGCCTATTGGAAACTGATACAGCGAGAGATGATTaaacaaggagagaaaaaaggatgGGAGGCAGATCGAAGGACAGAGCGGTGGCAGATGGGAATGTTCTGGTCTGTTACTAATGTTCCTCAGAAGAATTAAAGTCTAGGAAGAAGTTAGTACACCCACActggcacatacacacacatgcacgctgTCAGCTCAGTATCAGTGTTAGTGAGGGGCCCTGGTAAACATCAGCAATCCCCTACTGCCTTTCTTGGCAGTAGTTAGTGACTTAGTGACCCATGCAACTCCTCACACACCGGCATCAGCCCCTGTAGTAGCGCATGGTCGATCCAAAGTGTCACCTCGCTAAatacggacacacacacacacacacaaacacacactttacacacactgCTTGCTGTAAGTGTTAAGTACATTCAACTGACACCTTTCCTGATAACAGAATGAATGTGGGGTGTGATgtgaagaggaaggagggagggaggggaccGAGTGAGAGTAAAGTGGAAAGGGAGACTGGATGGAGAACTAATAGCATCTGTGTCATATTGTCAGCATTAGTGTAATGTGGTGTCAAAACAAGGCCCCAGCTGAATTAGAGCAAGTGAATTGTATAGAACTGCATTCGAATAAACAATGAGCAGAGTTGTTTTGTGCTATTGTGGCTCCGGACATTAGTATTAAACATTAGCTGGTCAAGGATTTTATTGAAATTCATTggatattataaatattttaggAAGAAAGTATCAGAAAACCACCCTGGcctaatataaaaaaaaacatatatatatatggaatAATGTTAGAAAAGGACAATGACTGTAAGATCTATAGCATCATCCCCAGTGATGGGGTAAACCACATCTCTTGACTGAGATGAAACATAAAGTTAAGGGATTTGGTTCCTTACTGGCTTTGAGTGATTTAAAGCTTTCCTAAATCGCCCTTATCCTCCTGGGACTTTGTGCAagtactcttttttttttttatacttattCTCAAGGGTTGTTATAGCATAATGTTTGTACGTACTGCCACAAAAGTTCAGTACATCCACACACAGCCTTTGGAAATAGTGCAGCATCAGCTCTGTGAAAGCAAACGCATTAGCCTCTGAAATACCTTAGACGCGCGGTGATGTTACACACTAAATTATTCTCTAATAAACAGCCCTGCAAGGGTCAGGGCATGCGTTGCCAGTGCTTTATTTAGAGAGTCACACACATTAGCCTCCTCTGCGATCTGACCTCTTTGaagggaagaaaggaggaaaaaacagaacataactTCTAGATCGATTAGTTGAAGGACAACAAGCGCCTACATCTCCCCTGATGTGAAGATCAGGAAGatttaatctgtgtgtttaaatgattttagcCTAAGTTAAAATGATAAGGAAACAGGAGGAACTCTCTGGAGACATTCATTTAGgcttttatgttttcatctgaTGCCAGAATTTCCACTTTTAAGCTGTTTAACTGCGAAAGTTAAGGCAGCTCTTGGGCCTGTAATGAGCACTTTatcactttctctctcattgtgcatatgtatgtgtttcAATCAACTATCAGAACACATAAGTTGTCAGTCAACCTTTATAAAATCCTCAGTTTTACAATTAGTTCGCCAAATGATTCTTTTCAGTTGCTCTCGTGCAGGAGGAGCCTACATCTCCTGTTGTACACCAGCTGCTCAGGCTGCCGTTGTACACGTTACACTGAGTCTACACAAGGACCCAGAAGCTTCATTACACTCCCAGTCTCATCACAGTACACCCAGCCAGAAACCAGCCACCGTGTTGTTTAGCGGTGCAGCGCTTGCCAACTGTCCACATGTCCTGGGCACGGCAAAAGTGGGCACTGCCTGCGGAGAGACGCTTTACTGCCTCACCAGCGACATCAGTTGCACAATTCTGTCAGCTGCCCCCACACATATGCTGCCCTGTTTCCATTGTTGGGTGTAGACGGGTGAAAAAAGAGGAGATAGAACCAAGACATGGATGGGGAGAAAGCGACAGAAAGACATAAGCAACACAGGTCAGGTTGAAAGACAGTGATGAGAGATGGCTAAACAATGAAAGAGCGAGAGatgggagagacagagatggaaaactAGAGTGGCAAGAATTGAGTAATTGAGGAAAATAGAGAGACAAGAGTTGAGAGGGTGTGAAATGCGAGAAGagagtttaatttgtttttcagcactgTCGTGCCttcacacaaatgtgtttacCAGCCCCTACTTTGCCATTAGTGACACTCGGGTGCTCCTGTAGAAGAAACCAAATAGGTTCATAAGGGCCTCATGTATCCTCCAAATGTTCCCATAGCTCTCCGTCTGTTGGACTGTGTCCGTCCATatgtctcttctcctctgctcatTCATTCCGCTCTCTGTTTCCCTgcgctctctttctttctcgtGCTGCTGTCTGCTCCCTACTTGTGTTTGCTCTTTCTCCAGGTTCGGACCACCGAAAGAAAGTTGACCCAGAAGTGCCACAGTGCAGTGAAGGGTGGAGGGGCGGAGAGGAAGCAGGCAAAATACAGAGTTGTGACCCATTTTAGAGACCGCCTTGTTTGACAGATTTGGCCTTTGAAAGTGCCAAATGAGACTGCAGAGGATTCATAAGTTTTATAGTTTCCTGCTAAGAAATTAAAACTAGTTAATGTCAATGAATTAATCAAAGTGCCGACCAGACAGAAGCTCTGGGACCCAGGAGGTCAGGGGGGTCCTGAagatgcaaaataataaaaagaaaagcaaacacaccacaaacagatgctaaacaaataaaatattaaaaatgactaaaataggacacaaaacaattaaatattgATGCAAAACAAGCACAGGGATGCAAAATAAAAGAGACGCAAAACAATAGAGGAGTCTGTTTCAATCTGTGGCTAAATGTGTGCAGTTCCGTCAGAAGCTGCTTTGTGATTTGCTCATTCAGTTTGTTCCAGTGCAGCTCGAACAGGCTCGTCTCCATAAATGCCAAACAAAATATCAAGTTTTAGCGGTTTGTCATGTATTACGTGTGAGTTGAAATGCAGACTTGTAGGGAGGAGGCTTCTGAGATGAGACGAATCACGGTAGGAAAAGAAAGACCTACTGACACGTCTGTGAGgtgaaatatttactgtacaatgCATATCAAACAGTTTTTCCCCATTAAATTCCTGAACTGCTCACAAACAGTATCTCCTATCAAAAAGAACTCTTAGTCACCTTCACATTACTTCTGACTTAATGGCACTTTTGTCTTTCAACCTGGCTGCTTTTATCTCCTTCCTGTGCATAATAGCCAGCGTATCCATTTTGCTTCCAATCTCTTCAGGCCCTGTATTCTGCCTTCAAGGGCTGCTAAAGGGCAAACTCATTCAAGAGCAGATCCTGCAGACAGAATCCCTCCCATCTTGGCTTCCTCAAGGCACTGACATTATGTAAagataaatctaaaatataaatagtaaagtaaaataaatcagcTAAATGACAAGTTTACAAAAGTTTGAGAACACAAAACCTACACTGACTAACAACATGATACAAGTTCTGCTTTGACGTACTGTATTGgtaataatgataaattaatttgagccttaaaaaatgttttccaatgTGGCATTATAGGTTATCCCACCATTCTCCACCACCTGCCAGAAGCAGCCTGGAGGTGAAAGGTATGCTGCTGCTAAACTCTTCAAATGTGCTAACTTCCACTTCTGCTCTGGTGCCAGACCTGTCACAGAGCACCAAAGAGCAAAATGGAAAATACgctttgttaatattttatcagCTCAAACTGTTACAGTGACAGCTACAGGTAAGCGAATCGAATCCAGGGGTCAATGCATTGAAGGGAATTGAGCCAAAGTGTGTGGGATCTTTTTTTAAGGGAACATTAAGTCTTAAGAGGTGGTAAAAAAATAATGGAAGatagaaagaaatacaaagaagaGCATGAGAAGAAAGGTGTAAAAATAGCAGAGGAAAACAATAATCTGTCCTGTGGGTGTATGTTGTCATTTTTACCTCTGTATACATGAGT
The Anabas testudineus chromosome 22, fAnaTes1.2, whole genome shotgun sequence DNA segment above includes these coding regions:
- the LOC113148310 gene encoding uncharacterized protein LOC113148310 — translated: MLLYFFLLFFLCVHTAVKSQSTTLSERTSFPVTTSTVGDVLPPLQLVAIPDYPVAEGQTVNLHCRAIKMSASLSWSWQRLENQTWSVVSNGSVLTLTKPQESGVYSCFAKNQFSQRTVSVNHTVVIISMLPTVWDNLGIAAFVFSLLALIINVAILCWLAWQRFSSATLNLTSTVAKGFPEPEKAPKGRFPQSEGDGDVYINYSSTSQPYTDLDPANMTVDNVYSTLS